In Paenibacillus sp. 1781tsa1, one DNA window encodes the following:
- a CDS encoding endonuclease/exonuclease/phosphatase family protein, protein MKILTLNTHAWAEEDQLNKISQLADFINTHQFDVISMQEVNQSMQEAALSEEDLKMYYVTESDAVIKKDNYAYVLLQQLTEQYYWTWIPAHVGFQKYDEGLAIISRTPIKQAFGEYVSHMRDYNNYRTRKIVGIQTVVQGEATWFVNGHYNWWDDAQEPFKGQWELTESKLAPYMDQPLYIMGDFNNVAEVRGEGYDYMMSKGWNDLYTTALQKDEGATVVKAIAGWADNKRDLRIDYIFSNRPIQAKSSTVVLNGKNGPVVSDHFGVAVEI, encoded by the coding sequence ATGAAAATACTTACGTTAAACACACACGCTTGGGCGGAAGAGGATCAACTGAACAAGATCAGTCAGCTGGCTGATTTTATAAATACACATCAATTTGATGTAATCTCCATGCAGGAGGTTAACCAGTCCATGCAGGAAGCGGCGCTTTCTGAAGAAGACTTGAAGATGTATTATGTTACTGAATCCGACGCTGTGATTAAAAAAGACAACTATGCCTACGTCCTGCTTCAACAGCTGACAGAGCAGTATTACTGGACGTGGATTCCCGCGCATGTCGGGTTCCAAAAGTACGATGAAGGACTCGCGATCATTAGCCGGACGCCGATTAAGCAGGCTTTTGGGGAATACGTGTCCCACATGCGGGATTATAACAATTACCGTACACGCAAGATTGTGGGAATTCAGACGGTCGTCCAAGGTGAAGCAACCTGGTTCGTGAACGGACACTACAACTGGTGGGATGATGCGCAGGAACCTTTCAAGGGACAGTGGGAGTTGACGGAGAGCAAGCTTGCCCCCTACATGGATCAGCCGTTATATATAATGGGTGATTTCAACAATGTCGCGGAAGTGCGTGGAGAAGGCTATGATTATATGATGAGCAAAGGCTGGAATGACCTGTACACCACAGCATTGCAAAAGGATGAAGGAGCAACCGTGGTGAAGGCCATTGCGGGCTGGGCAGACAACAAACGCGATTTGCGAATCGACTATATTTTCTCCAATCGTCCCATTCAGGCCAAGTCTTCCACTGTGGTCTTGAACGGTAAAAACGGGCCGGTCGTGTCCGACCATTTTGGCGTTGCTGTAGAGATATAA